The genomic interval TCAAGCAGAATGCAACACGCATCGCTGCGTTTGGGCCAACTACTGCTAAAGCTGTCGAAAATGCAGGTTTAGTACTTGACATTCAGGCCCCATTACCTAATGCACCATCCATGACAGGAGCGTTAGAGTTATACATCAAGAAAGCAAACAATGCTTAGCATGACTGCTTCCATAAAAAAGGCCAGGAAAATTTCCTGGCCTTTTTTGTTGATTTATCAATTTTTTTGAGCAATATGCGTTATTAAATTAACCGAAAATTACGAGTGATTTTTAAACCCAACCTACCGGCATGATATTGAAGTTTATCATTCAGAATATTAAATGGAACCGGCTGCTTGCTATATTAATACTTATATCATCCAGTGCCATTGCTCAAAAAGATGCTCAGTTCAGTTTGTTTTCATTAAATCAGCTTTATCTCAATCCTGCGGCTGCGGGAGCTGGTGGATTGACTCAGTTCCAATTAACACATAGAACACAATACTCAGGATATCAGGGAACTAACCCTGTCGATGAAGGTGGTTCGCTTTCAACACAGTTGTTTTCTTTTAGCATGCCGATCAAAAACTTTGGAATTGGTTTTTATGCATTAAATGACAAAAGCGGTCCAAGAACAGATCAGGATTTTAAAATTTCGGCTTCCTATCATTTGCCTGTGCTTGGTGGCAATTTACAATTGGGAGCCAGTGCGGGATTGTTCAGACAATCAATTGATTATGGAAAGTTAAGAGCAGTTGATCCTGATGACCCTTTGATACTTACCGGGGTTATTTCGGAAATAAATCCGGATTTCGCAGTTGGTGCACGTTTTGAAAATGAAACATTTCATGTAGGGCTTTCATTAAATCATTTGTTAAAGCCAAAATACCAGCTGGGAAGCGAAACAGGCACTAATCCATTGCCAAGAACTTTATATTTCAATGCAGGAGTAAATATTGAATTGGGTTATTTGCTTGATATACAGCCGATTGTTTTGGTGAAATCTGATATATCCACTTATTCGGTAGAAGGTGGTGCAACAGTTACCTATAATAAACGGTATTGGGTTGGCGGTACCTACAGACAGCAGGATGCATTTTTTATTATTATGGGCGGGGTGTATCTGTTAACGGATCAATCATTAAGATTGTCAGGCGCTTATGATCTGGTAATTGGAGGCAATAAGACTAAGGCACCTTCATCTTTCGAGGTAATGTTATCGTATGCTTTACCATCTCCTAAATTTGGAAAAAAGACAATCATACGCACTCCGCGGTTCAGATTTTAATTTGTAGTAATGTTTATCTGAATACAGTTATAATTTATCTGGTTATAGTTTAAATAATGCTTCCAGGCTTGTTAATTTATATTTTTTTTGTTTGACAGTTATTAATTACTATCCGTCAGATTGGGAAACTTAATTTATATTTGTAAAATATTGGAGTATTATATCAATTGTTCATTTTGCTACGTTAAGACGATTAGCTTGGTAAAAGTTTCGAAAATAGCTCGGCTTCCTTAGATATGTATTGGAAAGCTGTGGTTTCAGATTGTTACTTTTGTTTTTATTTCAAGTATACTATATACAAACTGCCGACGTTTTTAGGCTAACATTTATTACTCAAATTTTTTACAAAACCACTATGAATGTGAAAGTGTTCTATCGGGATGGAGTCAAAAGTCTGCTTTTGGTAGCCGCTCTTATGCTCATGCAAAGTTGCGGATTTATTAAAAGTAAGTTTGGCAAGGGAGGAAAGGAAGAAAGCGGTGTTCAAAACGGAGAGATTACAGCTACCGCCCGTAAAGGATTTAAACAAACTACGCCGGCCGGAATGGTGGTAATACCATCAGGTTCCTTTATTATGGGCCAGGCGGATGAAGATATTGCTTCTTCGATGAATAATATGAACCGCAGGGTTACTATTAGCTCATTCTATATGGATGATACAGAAATCACCAATAATGAGTATCGCCAGTTTGTTAATGCCCTTCTTGTTGACTCTGTTTCGGTATTGGGCGAAGAAGAAATCATGTCAAAATATTATCCGGACACAACTGCCTGGAAAAAAGATTTTGCTTACTCAAACGGTGATCCTTTTGTAGAATATTACTATCAGCATCCTGGTTTTGATACATATCCGGTAGTGGGTGTTAGCTGGCAGGGAGCCCAGTATTTTTCTAAATGGCGCACCAACTTATTACATGATTTTCAAAACCAGGAAGGACAGTTTAATTCTACCGGTTTCAGGTTACCAACAGAAGCGGAATGGGAATGGGCTGCAAGAGGCGGACGTGCCGTTGCCAAATATCCTTGGGGAAATCCATATACTATGAATGCAAAGGGTTGTTTCCTTGCTAACTTCAAACCGCAAAGAGGTAATTATGATGCCGATGGATATCCTTATACTGGTCCTGCCAATGCATATAATCCTAATGATTTCGGTTTATATAATATGGCTGGAAACGTAGCAGAGTGGACTTCTGATGCTTATACTGATAATGCTACCGCTATTGTTTGGGATATGAACCCAAGATATGATAATCCTGATGAGCCCCGCAAAGTCGTAAAAGGCGGTTCATGGAAAGATATTGCTTATTATCTTCAGACCGGAACACGTAGTTTTGAATATGAAACAGAAAGGCGTGCTTTTATTGGATTCCGCTGCGTAATGGATAATGTAAATGATCGTGGTGGTGCACGTGCCCGTCGCCGTTAGAATATTTGATAAAAAAGAAGTGCGGTGTTTCAGACACTGCTTCTTTTTTACGGCCTTCTCTAATTAACTTTTATAACAAACAATTTTTCACTGTAACCGATTTGAATTCGTATGGCTAAGAATAGCGGACCTAGTTTTGTATGGGATAAACTAGTACCAACAATATACAGCGCCGGTGCTGCCGTCGTTATTTTAGGAGCATTATTTAAAATTCAACACTGGGATGGAGGTAGCGAAATGCTAACGCTGGGTTTGGGTACAGAGGTTATTATTTTCTTATTGTATGCAATCCAGACAATTTCCAAGCCTGTTGATACTGAGCCGGACTGGACGCGCGTATATCCTGAACTGGACGATGATTACAAAGGACCGGCAATTAGCCGTGCAGTATCTGCATCCGGAAGTGGTATTACTGCTAAACTGGATAACCTGCTTGATAGTGCTAAAATATCTCCGGATGTTTTCGATAGTTTAGGAAAAGGTTTCAAAAACCTTTCTGATACTATAGGTAAAATGTCTGATCTTACAGATGCTACTGTTGCAACCAATGACTATGCGAAAAACGTAAAGTCAGCTTCTGCATCTATCAATGATATGAACAAATCTTACGGAGTTGCCATCAATGCTATGACTTCAATGGCAGATGCAACTAAGGATGCTCAATCATATCGTGATCAGTTTCAGCAAATTACTAAGAATATGGGTGCATTGAATGCAGTTTATGAATTAGAATTGCAGGATACTACCAAACACCTGAAAGCCATGAATGCTTTTTATGGCAACCTTACTGCTGCTATGGAGAATATGGCCGATGCTACAAAAGAATCGCAGGTATTTAAAAATGAGATGAATAAGTTAACAACTAATATTTCTTCTCTTAATGGCATATATGGTAATATGTTAACTGCAATGCGCGGCAATTCATAGTATCTTCATAATCAATAAATAAACCGGCTCGAACCGCTATTTATTGTTACTATAAAATTATTTTATCACTGATAACTGATTACTGAACAATATGGCAGGTGGAAAAGAAACACCCCGTCAAAAGATGATTGGAATGATGTATCTGGTACTTACTGCAATGCTCGCATTACAGGTAAGTTCAGCCATTATCGAAAAATTCATACTTCTGAATAATTCTTTGGAACTTTCTTCCGGAGCGGCCGATAGAATAAACCAGGAGACGGTATTAAAAATTAAAGCTGCTGTTGAGAAATCGGGTAACCGTGCATCCGATATTGCAGTTATGAAACAGGCAGATGAAGTACGCAAAACCTCTTCGGGTATCATTAATGAGTTGAATGCATTGAAACAGGAAATCATCGCACAAGCTGGTGCGGGATTGAATGAAGAAGGTGCAATTAAAAATCCTCAGGAAGAAGCCAAAGTTGGTGAAATGATGGTAGGAGGGCAAAAAAACGGGAAAGCTTACAAGCTGAAACAAAGTCTTAATGGCTATACTTCGGAACTGAACAAACTTTCACCTACTCAATTTTTGCCACTTGCAATGGATGGTAAAGATGATCCGATTGCCAAAGACAGCAGAGACCAGAAAAACAAAGACTTTGCTGAACTGAACTTTGCTGAAACACCGGTTGCAGCTGCTTTGGCAGTATTGAGCCAAAAACAAACTGACATTCGCAGAATGGAAAGTGAAGTTTTGAACTATCTGGCAAGTAAAGTAGGAGCAGCAGATATTAAGTTTGACCGAGTTTTGGCCATGGTTAGCGCTGATGCAAAAACAGTTGTAGCTGGTACCAAATTTAAAGGTCAAATGTTTATTGCGGCATCTTCTTCAGGAATTACGCCTCGGATGAGTTTGAATGGCGGTGCAATTAAAGTAGAGAATGGTGTTGGATTAATCGAGTTTACTGCACAGGGTGGTGGATACAATGCCGAAGGAATTGCTAAAAGGTCCTTAACTGGTGAAATCAGAATTACTACACCCGCCGGAAAAGATACTACTTATAGGATGACACAGGAATATTTTGTAGTGAAACCTTCTTATCAGATTGAGACTGGTACTTTACCTCCATTGTATCTGGGTTGTGCTAATAAACTAAGTATTCAGAGTCCTGCGCTTGGAGCTCTTTGGGCACCAAGTTTCTCAACTGACGGTGGTGAAATAATTAACAGCGGTGAAAAAGGCAAGTTTACAATAGTGCCAAGTAAATCATCACTGAATATTACCGTAAGCAATGGTGGTAGTGTTCTTGGTTCAGATCCGTTCAGGGTTAACCGGGTTCCTAAACCAACGTTGGAAATAAGAGTTAACGGTGCAGTTTTTGATGAAAGAAAAGGAACTCCTGCTTCCGGAGCCAGAAGTATTCAGGTTGCTGCCATTCCTGATGAAAGTTTCAAGAATTTTTCTCCTGCGGATGCAAGGTTCAGAGTTGCCCAGATAGAAGTTTCTTTAGCCCGGGGAAACAGAAGAATCGGAGGCGTAACTATGAACGGTGCCGGTGGTTCTATATCTTCTCTAGCTCAGCAGGCACAACCTGGTGACAGATACGTGGTTACAGTAATAAAAGTAGAACGCCAAAATTTTAAAGGAGCTGTAACGGAAGTTGAAATGGGAAGTCCAATTCGCCAGGTTACATTATACTAAGTTTCGATCAATATTCGTTGCTAAGCATATAGAACACTAGAAGCTATGATAAGAATGAACGGAAAAACAATTGCATGGTCACTGTTGGCATTATCAATAGGACATAGTGCTGCTCTTGCTCAGGAAAAAATTGATTCGACTGAAAATCGTTTTTCTTCGCGTCCGATTGGTGATGAAGATATCATGATGAAAAGGACATTGTGGAGAAGAGTCGATCTTAAAGAGAAACAGAATATTTCCATGTTTTCTAAAAATAACGAGATCACCCGTTATTTGATGGATGCTGCGAAAGCAGGGTTGATCGATGCATATTCAAATGATTCTTGCACGGTTAAACTAACTTCCCAGGAAATTCATAAAAGGATACTAATTCCAAACCAAACGGCGGGTTTATCTGCTGAAGAAATTGCAGCTGGATTTGGGACTCCCGCCGCCGCAGCGGATGATGGCTGGGGAAATAAGCCAAAGCCAGAGGCAGCCAAACAAGCTAATACAACTACGGATGACGGATGGGGAAATACCAAAAAAGACCCTAAAAAAGAAGAAGTTGCAGCAGCAGACGATGGTTGGGGACCACCTAAAAAGAAATCTACCAAGAAAAAAGGTGCAAAAGACGCTAAGGTTGAAGCTCCTGTCGTAGAAGCGGCTCCTGTTGATACTTTTCAGACTCAGCAGTTAGCTGCTACCGAAGAAGAATACTTTCCGGATCAGTTGTCTATTTTGGAAGTGAAGGAAGACTGGACTTTTGATAAAAAGAGATCACGTTTGTATAATGACATTCAGACTCTTTCAATAGTTCTTCCATCAGAACAAACTGCAACAGGTTTGGAATTGCCGGTAGCTTCGTTCCGTTATAAGGATGTAGAGCGTTTATTCCGCAGTGATCCTAAGAAATATATCTGGTACAACACGCATAATACGGCTCAGAACAAAAATCTGGCTGATGCATTTGACCTGCGTCTTTTTTACGGAAGAATAACGAAATACTCCAATGCAAACGACAGGGCATTTCTGGATATTTATGGAGGAGACAAAGAGGCACTTATAAAATCTTTGAATTACGAGCAGGAATTAATGGAACTGGAACACGGCCTTTGGGAATATTAATTGTAAAATAATTTGGTATAATTTAGGGCTGGTAACATTGTTGCCAGCCCTATTTTTTTAAACGTATCCTGAATATAATAATTAAAGGCTCAGAATATTCCACATAAGTGGTTTTCTGAGCCTTTTAAAACTTTCTGTTGATTAAATATTATCTAATAATCTTCGAAGCCATTAGTTTTTGGTATCCTTGTTTCGCGCTATAGTCTAATTTCTTAACATTGGTTTCATTTAAACCAAGTGCAGCTATGGTTTGATCATAATTCTTCCAGTTAACGTTAGCGTTGGATCTTACATTTCTAACTACACCTGGGATTAATACTAACCGAAGATCATCTAAAATTCGGGTTGGTGCTGTATCCTGGTCTTCTGACCAATTGGTTGAATACAAGTAGACTAAAAATTGGGAATTCTCTACACCATAAGCATAGCTAAAAGTACTGAAGCCCTTCTCGAATTCTACATTGCCTGGTAAAGGCCACCATAACCCCCCACTTTTTGCAAAGACCTGAATCGTGGATGCGTCGATAAATTCTTCATCATCGGCAGTTAATTCATCGAAACCGAATACATATCTGCCGGTGTCCGCAGTAACCTCACCAAAGGAATAAATAACTGATCCAACACTTCCTGTAGTATCGCTAGCACCATCTGCACCTGCAGGTCCGGCTGGTCCTGTAGGGCCGGTAGCACCTGTATCACCTTTTGGGCCAACTGCTCCGTCATCGCCCTTGCAATTCACTAAAAACAATGCTACGCAAACCCAAGCAACTAATAATAATTTTTTGAACA from Dyadobacter sp. NIV53 carries:
- a CDS encoding type IX secretion system membrane protein PorP/SprF, with translation MILKFIIQNIKWNRLLAILILISSSAIAQKDAQFSLFSLNQLYLNPAAAGAGGLTQFQLTHRTQYSGYQGTNPVDEGGSLSTQLFSFSMPIKNFGIGFYALNDKSGPRTDQDFKISASYHLPVLGGNLQLGASAGLFRQSIDYGKLRAVDPDDPLILTGVISEINPDFAVGARFENETFHVGLSLNHLLKPKYQLGSETGTNPLPRTLYFNAGVNIELGYLLDIQPIVLVKSDISTYSVEGGATVTYNKRYWVGGTYRQQDAFFIIMGGVYLLTDQSLRLSGAYDLVIGGNKTKAPSSFEVMLSYALPSPKFGKKTIIRTPRFRF
- a CDS encoding SUMF1/EgtB/PvdO family nonheme iron enzyme; its protein translation is MNVKVFYRDGVKSLLLVAALMLMQSCGFIKSKFGKGGKEESGVQNGEITATARKGFKQTTPAGMVVIPSGSFIMGQADEDIASSMNNMNRRVTISSFYMDDTEITNNEYRQFVNALLVDSVSVLGEEEIMSKYYPDTTAWKKDFAYSNGDPFVEYYYQHPGFDTYPVVGVSWQGAQYFSKWRTNLLHDFQNQEGQFNSTGFRLPTEAEWEWAARGGRAVAKYPWGNPYTMNAKGCFLANFKPQRGNYDADGYPYTGPANAYNPNDFGLYNMAGNVAEWTSDAYTDNATAIVWDMNPRYDNPDEPRKVVKGGSWKDIAYYLQTGTRSFEYETERRAFIGFRCVMDNVNDRGGARARRR
- the gldL gene encoding gliding motility protein GldL, which translates into the protein MAKNSGPSFVWDKLVPTIYSAGAAVVILGALFKIQHWDGGSEMLTLGLGTEVIIFLLYAIQTISKPVDTEPDWTRVYPELDDDYKGPAISRAVSASGSGITAKLDNLLDSAKISPDVFDSLGKGFKNLSDTIGKMSDLTDATVATNDYAKNVKSASASINDMNKSYGVAINAMTSMADATKDAQSYRDQFQQITKNMGALNAVYELELQDTTKHLKAMNAFYGNLTAAMENMADATKESQVFKNEMNKLTTNISSLNGIYGNMLTAMRGNS
- the gldM gene encoding gliding motility protein GldM, coding for MAGGKETPRQKMIGMMYLVLTAMLALQVSSAIIEKFILLNNSLELSSGAADRINQETVLKIKAAVEKSGNRASDIAVMKQADEVRKTSSGIINELNALKQEIIAQAGAGLNEEGAIKNPQEEAKVGEMMVGGQKNGKAYKLKQSLNGYTSELNKLSPTQFLPLAMDGKDDPIAKDSRDQKNKDFAELNFAETPVAAALAVLSQKQTDIRRMESEVLNYLASKVGAADIKFDRVLAMVSADAKTVVAGTKFKGQMFIAASSSGITPRMSLNGGAIKVENGVGLIEFTAQGGGYNAEGIAKRSLTGEIRITTPAGKDTTYRMTQEYFVVKPSYQIETGTLPPLYLGCANKLSIQSPALGALWAPSFSTDGGEIINSGEKGKFTIVPSKSSLNITVSNGGSVLGSDPFRVNRVPKPTLEIRVNGAVFDERKGTPASGARSIQVAAIPDESFKNFSPADARFRVAQIEVSLARGNRRIGGVTMNGAGGSISSLAQQAQPGDRYVVTVIKVERQNFKGAVTEVEMGSPIRQVTLY
- the gldN gene encoding gliding motility protein GldN, with the protein product MNGKTIAWSLLALSIGHSAALAQEKIDSTENRFSSRPIGDEDIMMKRTLWRRVDLKEKQNISMFSKNNEITRYLMDAAKAGLIDAYSNDSCTVKLTSQEIHKRILIPNQTAGLSAEEIAAGFGTPAAAADDGWGNKPKPEAAKQANTTTDDGWGNTKKDPKKEEVAAADDGWGPPKKKSTKKKGAKDAKVEAPVVEAAPVDTFQTQQLAATEEEYFPDQLSILEVKEDWTFDKKRSRLYNDIQTLSIVLPSEQTATGLELPVASFRYKDVERLFRSDPKKYIWYNTHNTAQNKNLADAFDLRLFYGRITKYSNANDRAFLDIYGGDKEALIKSLNYEQELMELEHGLWEY
- a CDS encoding collagen-like protein, with the protein product MFKKLLLVAWVCVALFLVNCKGDDGAVGPKGDTGATGPTGPAGPAGADGASDTTGSVGSVIYSFGEVTADTGRYVFGFDELTADDEEFIDASTIQVFAKSGGLWWPLPGNVEFEKGFSTFSYAYGVENSQFLVYLYSTNWSEDQDTAPTRILDDLRLVLIPGVVRNVRSNANVNWKNYDQTIAALGLNETNVKKLDYSAKQGYQKLMASKIIR